ACACAGGCGAGGGTCCAGATAACGTCGTAACTGGCTCATTGAGATTTAACTCAAATGGCTCACTTGCTAGCTTTCACCCAGCTACGATAACATTTTCAGCTAACAACGGCTCACAAAGTGGTCAAAATGTTAGTTTAAATTTTGGCTTGGGAACAGACTTTAACGGACTAACAAGCTTTGATAAAGACTCTTCAACTGAGTCTATCTCACAAGATGGCTACACAGGTGGCACGCTAAATGACCTAAAGATCGACGAAACTGGTACGATCATCGGTGCATTTACAAACGGACAAAGCTTTGGTCTAGCTCAAGTGGCACTTGCTAGCTTTACAAACAACGAGGGTCTTCAAAGTGAGGGCGGAAACGTCTTTTCACAAACTGCAAACTCAGGCGAAGCAGTCATCGGCGCAGCAGGCACTGGCGATAAAGGAACGATCGCAGCTTCAAAACTAGAAGCTAGTAACGTCGATCTAAGCCGTGCGCTAACAGATCTTATCGTCATCCAAAGAGGCTTTCAAGCAAACTCAAAAACGATCACAACAAGTGACGAGATGCTAAACACACTTCTTCAACTAAAACAATAATAAAGGGGGCGCTCGCTCCCTTTTAAATTTACAAATAAAATCAGCCTTCTTTTTGTAAAATGCTAAAAAATTTTACAAAAAGAGAAAATATGCAAGTAACACTTCTAAATCACACCCCACTAAATATCTGCTCTCACGCGATCCGCACATGCTGGCAAAGCTTTGAAAAAGGCGATAATGGTGGCGAAAAAGATGTCGAACTGATAGATAGGGTGGGTAATAAATTTAAACACGCTTCAACACTAGAGCATCTTTACTACAACTTCTACATCCAAGGCATCTCGCGTGCACTACTACAAGAGCTAGCCCGCCACCGCATAGCAAGCCTAAGCGTCAAATCAACCCGTTACACACTAAAAGAGCTAAAAAAGGAGGAGAAATTTGAAGTAGGGCAGTTTGAGCGTGCGGCTAAATTTATCGTGCTAACAAATGACGAAATGGTCGATAACGCAAGCATAAAAGCGCTTGAAAATTTACGTGAAATTTTAGCCTCAACCACAAAAAGCCTTGATATCGTTAAATACTGCTTGCCAGAATGCTATAAGACAGAGCTTACATGGAGCATAAACGCTAGAAGCTTGCAAAATTTCATCTCTCTTAGAAGCTCAAAGTCAGCCCTTTGGGAGATAAGAAATTTAGCAAATGCTATCTACGACGCCTTGCCAAATGAGCATAAATTTATCTTTGAGAAGTGCTTGCCAGAGGATGAGGGCTAAAATTAAAAGTAGTTAAATAAAGAGAAAGAACTAAAATTTTATGCTTGGTAAATTCTCTTTGTAGATCAAAAGTATAGTTATAGTCTCTTTTTCTTTATCGATATAAAATGGAACAACATAACCATGAAATATCAAGTCTCTAACATCATCATCGTTTATATCTAAATTTTTACGAAAACGATACGGCATATATTTTATCTCTTCGATCTTTGTTATCAGATCATTGTAAAAAAGTACCGCCTTCTCAACACTATCTTTAGCTATAAATTTAGTGATCTTATCAGTAGCTTGCTCAAATTCCTTAGAAAATTTTACTCTCATCTGCACCAAGTCCTATGAGCAACTCTCTTTTATGACTTTTAAATTCATCTTCTTCAACACATTCAAGCTCACTATTTTTAGCCTTAAAAGCTACATCTTTTAGATATTTTGCATCCTCTTTACAAAGTCTGTATCCATCATTTTCCATCTTAAACTGAGGATCGATCTTTTTTATAGCTTCGTAGGCATCTTGTAAAATTTGGGCTATCTGAGGCGTTATATCACCTTTAAAAATTGTAGTTGTCATCTTATATCCTTTAAATTTACTTTTTCAAAACGTAAAGAAGTTCGTCTACGTGGATGTTTCTAGCTTTTAAATTTCTGCTGCCGCGGTAGGCATTATACTTTTGGCGCAGTAGATGAACTTTGCCCATTTTATTTAGGTTTTTATCAAATTCATCTTGGTTGATAAAGCCCTCTGAGTTAAATGAGATGAGCACAAATTTCGCCTTTAAATTTGCTATCAGCTCGAAAAATGCCTCGCTTGCTGATGATTTTTTATTAAAAACTGATCTGTTCCAGTCCTTTGCGATGCCTGAGACTTTTGAAATTTTACTTGGCTCTTCATAGCTTGCGATGAGATTTAGCATGAAGTAGTTTGAGCCGTATGGATGCTGGTTATAAGGTGGGTCAAGATAGACTAGATCGAGCTTATCAAGCTCTTTTGCTAGCAAATTTGCGTCCTTTTGATAGACCTCAAATGGCACGCTGAAATTTGAAAAAATTGGCTTAGTCAAATTTATATCAGAAGTGATCCTTGAGATGGCATTTTGCCCCCTGCCACCAAACTGACCGATGCCCTCTTTATTTTTATGAAAACCTTTAAAAATTCCACTCGTATTTGCATGCACACTTGCGTTATAAAGTAGTGGAGCTATGAAAAATTTTCTCATTTCAGCTGGCAATATCTCATCTATGAGCCTTCTTGCGGTGTCAATGAATATGGCATTTTTTCTTGTGTAAAAGACCCGCTCGCCAAAAGCGATATTTTCGTCATCTTGTGGGGCATAAAGCTTTGTTATAAAGCCCTCATAAAGGTTTTCTTTTATCTCTTTTTCAAGCTTTTTTTGCCAGAAATTTATCTCATCTCTTAGTTCACTTGTGGCGTTTTGCAAATAACATGAGTTTGTGATGAAGCTGTAAAGCTCCAAGTCGTTGGCGACTAGAAATTCGCTATTTTGTTTTAAAAACCTAGCCACCACGCCGCTTCCACTAAAGAGGTCACAGCAGCTAAGCTTCTCTTTTTTAAGCTCGTCTTTTGCGTATTTTACGCCTCGCTCGATAAAGCCTAAAAGAGAGCGTTTGTTACCAAGATAGGTTAAAATTTGCTCTTTTAGATAGGCTTGATTTTCTTGTTTTACTGGCTTCAAATCAGTGCTTTTTTAGTCCCATAGCATCAACGTCAAGCTTGATCTCTTCGTTGTTTATGATGACTAGACCGTGATCCAGAATTTTCTTTGCTATGGCGTGTGCCTCTTCAAGTGAGTGCATCTTGTAGGTGCCGCATTGAAATTTATTTAGCTCTGGAATTTGATCTTGAGTTTTGACCTCTAAGATATCCTTCATCGAAGCAAGCCATGCCTTTTTTACAGCTTCTTCGCTAGGTGTGCCGATCACGCTCATATAAAAGCCAGTCCTACAGCCCATCGGTGAGATGTCTATGATCTCCACGCCGTTGCCATTTAAATGGTTTCTCATAAAACCAGCAAATAGGTGCTCTAAAGTGTGAGTGCCTTTTTCTGGCAAAATTTCCTCATTTGGCTTGCAAAATCTCAAGTCAAAAACGCTGATATCATCGCCCTTTGGGGTCTTCATACTCTTTGCTAGTCTAACTCCTGGGGCTTTCATCTTCACATGATCTACGCAAAAACTATCAAGTAGTGGCATATATTCTCCTTTAAATTTTTGGTAATTTTAGCGTAAAAAAGATTTAAAATTTAAAGGCCCACGTAAATTTACATGAGCCTAGTAGTATTTTGGGGTATTAAAATTTATTTTTTCTAACGTCTGTTAGTATGACCTTTGCCATGCTGTCTATCTCGCTAGTTACGTCATTTGTGTTACTAACAACGCTTCTATTTTCTTTTGTGACGTTATCTATTTGAGCGACACTTCTATTTATCATATTTATGCCCTCAGCCTGCTCTTTTATGCTCTCACTCATCTCATTTATTGATTGAGCCAATACATTTGTATTTGCTTCGATCTCGCCAAGGCTCTTTTGAGTGCGCTCAGCTAGTTTTCTAACCTCATCGGCCACAACCGCAAAGCCACGTCCGTGTTCTCCTGCACGAGCTGCTTCTATGGCGGCATTTAGGGCTAGTAAATTTGTCTGATCAGCGATGTCACGGATGATGACGATGATATTTTTGATCTCTTCACTTTGTCTTATGACGTCTCCTGTCTTTTGCGAGATAGCATTCATCGAGCTACTCATCTGTTCAACCGCAGCCGCGCTCTCTTGGATAGAGTCAGCTTGTTTGCTCGCACCCTCAGTTAAATTTCTCATAGACTCAGCAAGCATAGTTGCCTTTTCTTCTAAAATTTGAGCTTGATTTAGGTTGCTATTTAGCATAGCGCTTATAGCATCACCTGCATTATTTATGCCAACTATCATGGCC
This genomic stretch from Campylobacter concisus harbors:
- the thyX gene encoding FAD-dependent thymidylate synthase — encoded protein: MQVTLLNHTPLNICSHAIRTCWQSFEKGDNGGEKDVELIDRVGNKFKHASTLEHLYYNFYIQGISRALLQELARHRIASLSVKSTRYTLKELKKEEKFEVGQFERAAKFIVLTNDEMVDNASIKALENLREILASTTKSLDIVKYCLPECYKTELTWSINARSLQNFISLRSSKSALWEIRNLANAIYDALPNEHKFIFEKCLPEDEG
- a CDS encoding type II toxin-antitoxin system RelE/ParE family toxin → MRVKFSKEFEQATDKITKFIAKDSVEKAVLFYNDLITKIEEIKYMPYRFRKNLDINDDDVRDLIFHGYVVPFYIDKEKETITILLIYKENLPSIKF
- a CDS encoding DNA adenine methylase; this translates as MKPVKQENQAYLKEQILTYLGNKRSLLGFIERGVKYAKDELKKEKLSCCDLFSGSGVVARFLKQNSEFLVANDLELYSFITNSCYLQNATSELRDEINFWQKKLEKEIKENLYEGFITKLYAPQDDENIAFGERVFYTRKNAIFIDTARRLIDEILPAEMRKFFIAPLLYNASVHANTSGIFKGFHKNKEGIGQFGGRGQNAISRITSDINLTKPIFSNFSVPFEVYQKDANLLAKELDKLDLVYLDPPYNQHPYGSNYFMLNLIASYEEPSKISKVSGIAKDWNRSVFNKKSSASEAFFELIANLKAKFVLISFNSEGFINQDEFDKNLNKMGKVHLLRQKYNAYRGSRNLKARNIHVDELLYVLKK
- the luxS gene encoding S-ribosylhomocysteine lyase, with amino-acid sequence MPLLDSFCVDHVKMKAPGVRLAKSMKTPKGDDISVFDLRFCKPNEEILPEKGTHTLEHLFAGFMRNHLNGNGVEIIDISPMGCRTGFYMSVIGTPSEEAVKKAWLASMKDILEVKTQDQIPELNKFQCGTYKMHSLEEAHAIAKKILDHGLVIINNEEIKLDVDAMGLKKH
- a CDS encoding methyl-accepting chemotaxis protein codes for the protein MPILKAQLILAVLFIVILSAIVFVLLKRSLKPISVIQEKLSDTFKFITYESSTAPSKLDIHTTDEFGVMSEEINKNIDKVIAGIKKDNTMLEELNVAANNMIRGNLGVKLSENPNNPSLIKLKDLLNTFFSSISQNLGSVINILKAYSNNDYTAKIELRDDIEADLKAMIVGINNAGDAISAMLNSNLNQAQILEEKATMLAESMRNLTEGASKQADSIQESAAAVEQMSSSMNAISQKTGDVIRQSEEIKNIIVIIRDIADQTNLLALNAAIEAARAGEHGRGFAVVADEVRKLAERTQKSLGEIEANTNVLAQSINEMSESIKEQAEGINMINRSVAQIDNVTKENRSVVSNTNDVTSEIDSMAKVILTDVRKNKF